From Salvelinus sp. IW2-2015 unplaced genomic scaffold, ASM291031v2 Un_scaffold1623, whole genome shotgun sequence, the proteins below share one genomic window:
- the LOC112071498 gene encoding E3 ubiquitin-protein ligase TRIM35-like, producing MALRPRASSQPGKPSFLQSPKVVMALRPRAVSSHSSSMLEDELTCSVCCEIFRDPVVLKCTHSFCRACLQQFWNQKKARRECPVCRRKCSLTEPTVSLALKNVADTFFREQRSQGEAGGGPDRGGIPVKSEAKCHTHGEVLKXFCQDDAEVLCCVCHTSKRHQGHCVIPLEEGAQELKEEMKKELIPLKKSLRGLYEAKQECDDTTVHMKSQTQQTENHIREEFEQLRQFLQNEEEARIAILQEEDEQKRHLVRKKTEGITADILTVSHAIIAIDNDIASSDALFLQNYRNTKKRAVIPQKGPEEISGAMINVAKHVSSLKYKVWEKMVGLVEYTPVTLDPNTAYSWLSLNKDLTSVTNSGHVQVLPDNPERFDHFVFVLGSEGFTTGCHAWEVEVGDKDDWMLGVVKESINRKGRISGCPEGGLWMISHCEGEYMAMTRPRTPLKLTGELKRVRVQLDYDSGEVTFSNPVNMTFHSTLQ from the exons ATGGCGCTGCGYCCACGGGCTTCCTCCCAGCCTGGGAAACCTTCGTTCTTACAGAGCCCCAAGGTGGTCATGGCTCTGCGGCCCAGGGCCGTGTCCTCTCACTCAAGCTCCATGCTGGAGGATGAGCTAACCTGCTCTGTGTGCTGCGAGATCTTCAGGGACCCTGTGGTGCTCAAGTGCACCCACAGCTTCTGCCGGGCCTGCCTGCAGCAGTTCTGGAACCAGAAGAAGGCGAGGCGCGAGTGTCCYGTGTGYCGCAGGAAGTGTTCCCTGACGGARCCCACAGTGAGCCTGGCTCTGAAGAACGTGGCCGATACCTTCTTCAGGGAGCAGAGGAGCCAGGGCGAGGCGGGCGGAGGGCCGGACAGAGGGGGCATCCCAGTGAAGTCTGAGGCAAAGTGCCACACACACGGGGAGGTGCTGAAGMTGTTCTGCCAGGACGATGCCGAggtgctctgctgtgtgtgtcacACGTCTAAGAGGCACCAGGGCCACTGTGTGATCCCACTGGAGGAGGGGGCCCAGGAGCTCAAG gaaGAAATGAAGAAAGAATTGATCCCTCTGAAGAAGAGCCTCCGTGGCCTCTATGAAGCCAAGCAGGAGTGTGATGACACAACTGTGCACATGAAG AGCCAGACCCAGCAGACAGAGAATCATATCAGAGAGGAGTTTGAGCAGCTCAGGCAGTTCCTTCAGAATGAGGAGGAAGCCAGGATAGCTATCCTACAGGAGGAAGATGAGCAGAAGAGACATCTGGtgaggaagaagacagagggcATCACGGCAGACATCCTCACCGTCTCTCATGCCATCATCGCTATTGATAATGACATAGCCTCCAGTGATGCTCTTTTCCTCCAG AACTACAGAAACACAAAGAAGAG AGCTGTGATACCTCAGAAGGGTCCAGAGGAGATCTCAGGTGCTATGATCAACGTGGCGAAGCATGTCAGCTCCCTCAAGTACAAGGTCTGGGAGAAGATGGTGGGGCTGGTGGAGTACA CTCCTGTGACTCTGGATCCTAACACGGcctactcctggctctctctgaaCAAGGACCTGACCAGTGTGACCAACAGTGGTCATGTGCAGGTGCTCCCAGACAACCCAGAGCGTTTTGACCACTTCGTGTTCGTCCTGGGCTCTGAGGGCTTCACCACCGGCTGCCACGCCTGGGAGGTAGAGGTGGGGGACAAGGACGACTGGATGCTGGGTGTGGTCAAGGAGTCCATCAACAGGAAGGGCCGGATCTCAGGCTGCCCTGAGGGMGGCTTGTGGATGATCTCCCACTGCGAGGGTGAGTATATGGCCATGACCCGGCCACGCACCCCTCTCAAACTGACAGGGGAGCTGAAGAGGGTCAGGGTGCAGCTGGACTACGACT